In Nitrospira sp., a single genomic region encodes these proteins:
- a CDS encoding ATP-binding protein: protein MSTPQSPQAAGTSVQPSASRFVSLRTKFVAFFSLILIVACSTLTWYFIETRRAAMIQDLQQLGTILLTSVVNNGQFRYGGLIAEDRATLRQFTESLMAVEDVVYVVIRGADHMILAQQNKLVKESSGSLTFSQERRLYPDEQLALEVAQTPITVPRMTPVSLSKEHMTLLPSSAEEERSWLLSPFEQHLYDFALPVFRRPVSDPSLSPLPHQFEETQSRGKDRAKPAYLGMVQIGVSDAQVRTAVAGMVRNVLLLTAALIGGGILGAHLLARRVTTPLRSLAGVARQLTEGRSPSTLVPSTNDEVGQLTQTFNLMTRALYERNLAITANMDTIRRQISQLTTVHQTSAAIASTLEMHALLDTVLQLLISNLKFSRMVLMLRHEDRDTAYVAQVAGVTDEIAEAARYLTVPIREDGTLMAELMLHAKPVLVHDIATVRERMHPSILELANRVDVTSFALVPLQSHNQTLGFLGGDRGSQPCSQEDLEILLTIAGHVASAIDNARTYAHLAQLTQHLEYRIEARTKELSAANRLLQEHDHRRSVFFSVASHELRTPMTAIRSFADNMLDGVTGPLTDRQTTYLNRIGHNLDRLTRIINQLLNWSRLDLNREVLNMEPLCVREIADLVVESLRTVAAEKAITMGLTFTENLPKVQGDRDKVEQIFWNLIGNAIKFTPRDGTVTVSITQADRGDVRICVADTGCGIEPEHLQRVFEEFSRVPSSIPSSQGAQLGLFITKNLVAMHGGTIWVESTPGLGTRFYIALPAMAPEPQPPEA from the coding sequence ATGAGCACGCCTCAATCGCCACAGGCCGCCGGAACTTCGGTCCAGCCGTCCGCCTCCAGATTCGTCAGCCTACGCACCAAATTTGTCGCCTTCTTCAGCCTGATTCTGATCGTCGCCTGTTCGACGCTGACCTGGTACTTCATCGAAACCAGACGGGCGGCGATGATCCAAGACCTCCAGCAGCTCGGCACCATTCTCCTCACCAGCGTGGTGAACAACGGACAATTCCGCTACGGCGGCTTGATCGCGGAAGATCGCGCGACGCTCCGGCAATTCACCGAAAGCCTCATGGCGGTCGAGGACGTCGTCTACGTCGTCATCCGCGGGGCGGATCATATGATCCTGGCCCAGCAAAACAAGCTGGTGAAAGAATCATCCGGCAGTCTCACCTTTTCGCAGGAGCGCCGGTTGTACCCGGACGAGCAGCTCGCGCTGGAGGTCGCACAAACACCCATCACGGTTCCCCGTATGACTCCCGTGTCGTTGTCCAAGGAGCACATGACCCTCCTCCCCTCTTCAGCCGAGGAGGAACGGTCCTGGCTCCTTTCCCCCTTCGAGCAGCATCTCTACGACTTCGCCCTGCCGGTGTTCCGCCGGCCGGTCTCCGATCCGTCCTTGTCGCCTCTGCCGCACCAATTCGAGGAGACTCAGTCCCGCGGCAAAGACCGGGCCAAACCCGCCTATCTCGGCATGGTGCAGATCGGCGTGAGCGACGCCCAAGTTCGGACCGCCGTAGCCGGCATGGTCAGGAACGTCCTGCTCCTGACCGCGGCATTGATCGGAGGCGGCATTCTTGGGGCTCACCTCCTGGCCCGGCGCGTGACGACTCCGCTGAGAAGTCTGGCCGGAGTCGCCCGCCAGCTCACGGAGGGTCGCTCCCCCTCGACGCTCGTCCCCTCGACCAACGACGAGGTCGGTCAATTGACACAGACGTTCAACTTGATGACGCGGGCGCTCTACGAACGCAATCTCGCGATCACCGCGAACATGGACACGATTCGGCGTCAGATCAGCCAGCTGACGACCGTGCACCAGACCAGCGCGGCGATCGCCAGCACGCTGGAGATGCACGCGTTACTGGATACCGTGCTGCAGCTGCTCATCTCGAACCTCAAGTTCTCCAGAATGGTCCTGATGCTCCGGCACGAAGACCGCGACACGGCCTATGTTGCGCAGGTAGCCGGCGTGACGGACGAAATCGCCGAAGCGGCCAGATACCTCACGGTGCCGATCAGGGAAGACGGGACGTTGATGGCCGAGCTGATGCTGCATGCCAAACCGGTGCTCGTCCACGATATCGCGACGGTGCGCGAGCGCATGCATCCGTCGATCCTGGAACTCGCCAACCGGGTCGATGTCACCTCCTTCGCCCTCGTGCCGCTCCAGAGCCACAACCAGACGCTCGGATTTCTCGGCGGAGACCGCGGCTCTCAACCCTGCTCCCAGGAAGACCTCGAGATCCTCCTGACGATCGCCGGCCATGTGGCCTCCGCCATCGACAACGCGAGAACCTATGCGCACCTGGCGCAGCTGACTCAGCATCTGGAATACCGGATCGAAGCCCGCACGAAAGAACTCTCCGCCGCCAACCGGCTCCTCCAGGAGCACGACCATCGCCGGTCGGTGTTCTTCTCGGTCGCCTCGCACGAATTGCGGACTCCCATGACGGCCATCCGCAGTTTCGCCGACAACATGCTCGACGGCGTCACGGGTCCCCTGACGGATCGACAAACGACCTACTTGAACCGCATCGGCCACAATCTCGACCGGTTGACCCGCATCATCAATCAGTTGCTGAACTGGTCGCGACTCGACCTGAACCGGGAAGTGCTGAACATGGAGCCTCTCTGCGTGCGAGAGATCGCCGATCTGGTGGTCGAGAGTCTCCGGACCGTCGCAGCGGAAAAGGCGATTACGATGGGCCTGACGTTCACCGAGAACTTGCCGAAGGTGCAGGGGGACCGGGACAAGGTCGAACAGATCTTCTGGAATCTGATCGGGAACGCAATCAAATTCACGCCGCGCGACGGGACGGTGACCGTGAGCATCACGCAGGCGGATCGCGGAGACGTTCGGATCTGTGTCGCCGACACCGGTTGCGGCATCGAGCCGG
- a CDS encoding ABC transporter substrate-binding protein codes for MRSQDANIERVAPPPARSGIRAVRSVFIRAGLLLTLIAPVWSIRPADAQAPDIAILKSSSIAAYDQAIEGFKATAPSNAVYVEFDLQGDLDLGRKLARKIRASEASLVVAVGLKAAQAAKMEILDTPIVYMMVLDPQRHNLVSPNLTGTLLEIPVERQLKLIRTFLPGRRKFGTLYDPRKSTGKIREAEQQAAALSVELKSLPVESERDVPQQLRTLLTFNETLWLMPDSTVLTNESIGFILESAQARGIPVIGFSPELTRLGALLSFSVTYGEVGRETGLLARRILDGDKRLPLKPIPIERLKITVNMKIARFLGIEFPRDVSHLIDEAY; via the coding sequence ATGAGATCGCAGGATGCCAACATCGAACGCGTCGCTCCGCCTCCCGCCCGTTCCGGCATCCGAGCCGTCCGGTCGGTCTTCATCCGCGCGGGACTGCTTCTCACACTCATCGCTCCGGTCTGGTCGATCCGGCCCGCCGACGCGCAGGCGCCGGACATCGCCATCCTGAAATCCTCCAGCATCGCCGCCTACGACCAGGCTATCGAGGGATTCAAAGCCACCGCCCCGTCCAATGCCGTCTACGTGGAATTCGATCTGCAGGGAGATCTTGACCTGGGACGGAAGCTCGCGCGCAAAATCCGCGCATCCGAGGCCTCCCTGGTCGTGGCCGTCGGACTGAAGGCCGCTCAGGCGGCCAAGATGGAAATTCTCGATACGCCGATCGTCTATATGATGGTACTGGATCCCCAGCGCCACAATCTGGTCTCCCCGAACCTCACGGGCACCCTGCTGGAGATCCCCGTTGAACGCCAATTGAAACTCATCCGAACCTTCCTGCCCGGCAGGCGGAAATTCGGCACGCTCTACGATCCGCGCAAGAGCACCGGCAAAATTCGGGAGGCCGAACAGCAGGCCGCCGCCCTCTCCGTCGAACTCAAGAGCCTGCCGGTCGAAAGCGAAAGGGACGTGCCGCAACAACTGCGCACGCTGTTGACCTTCAATGAGACCCTGTGGCTGATGCCGGACTCGACCGTCCTGACGAACGAGTCGATCGGCTTCATCCTTGAATCGGCCCAGGCGCGGGGCATCCCGGTGATCGGATTCTCACCCGAGCTGACCAGGCTCGGCGCCCTGCTGAGTTTCTCGGTGACCTACGGAGAAGTGGGGCGCGAGACAGGCCTACTCGCGAGACGGATCCTGGACGGCGACAAACGGCTCCCCCTGAAGCCGATCCCCATCGAGCGGCTCAAGATTACCGTGAACATGAAGATCGCCCGATTCCTCGGGATTGAATTTCCCCGGGATGTCAGTCACCTTATAGACGAAGCCTATTGA